A window from Cryptomeria japonica chromosome 1, Sugi_1.0, whole genome shotgun sequence encodes these proteins:
- the LOC131040634 gene encoding germin-like protein subfamily 1 member 1 has protein sequence MASLPLSSIPLLFLLLIPSITADPDALQDFCVADTKSSTTFFNGLPCLNPSEVTGKHFTTSVLNKPANTSGNPFLYGVTITSPQALPGINTMGIALARVDVEKGGQVPPHTHPRADEYVYIMEGTFNGGFVDSNNNYYSQTVKAGDVFVFPRGTIHFLQNIHDGHGYMLAGFNSQNPGLAVTSLQTFASNPAVPPHILAQAFQISEKDVRKIRKKLGGSGGYGK, from the coding sequence ATGGCTTCGCTACCTCTATCTTCCATTCCTCTCCTTTTCCTGCTTCTAATTCCCTCTATAACTGCAGACCCAGATGCATTGCAGGATTTCTGCGTAGCAGACACCaaatcctccacaactttcttcaATGGCTTGCCTTGCCTGAATCCCAGTGAGGTCACCGGAAAACATTTCACAACATCTGTTCTGAACAAGCCGGCAAATACTTCAGGCAACCCATTTCTGTATGGTGTGACAATCACAAGCCCACAGGCATTGCCGGGAATCAATACTATGGGAATTGCACTAGCTCGTGTAGATGTGGAAAAGGGTGGTCAGGTGCCTCCTCACACACACCCAAGGGCCGATGAATATGTTTACATTATGGAAGGAACATTTAATGGGGGATTTGTGGATAGCAACAACAATTATTATTCTCAGACTGTGAAGGCTGGCGATGTGTTTGTGTTTCCCAGGGGGACAATTCACTTCCTTCAAAACATTCATGACGGTCATGGATATATGTTGGCTGGATTTAACAGTCAGAATCCAGGGCTGGCTGTTACTTCATTGCAAACATTTGCTTCCAATCCGGCCGTTCCTCCCCACATTCTTGCCCAGGCGTTTCAGATTAGTGAGAAGGATGTGCGTAAGATTAGAAAGAAACTTGGGGGCAGTGGAGGCTATGGTAAGTGA